In one window of Labilithrix sp. DNA:
- a CDS encoding TolC family protein, whose protein sequence is MRRLRWIGILALVLAFARPARASDDGAPTLTAEQLFDRWLRASAEVQGLCAQVGAARWDAVTARTLPNPELQLAVNQLVGGAPPDSKTGYVGQVSWELPLFGQVPARRRAAEARVTVAEATALMTLWERAAEMQSAMIDAAFADARATMMARDLAELERLGRIVATRANAGANSQYDVLRVTSAATTVRAALAAAETERAAAESRLLAAMAEPSLTRVHVTRAGLAAFRGPQEEAALVRLALERRPDLELARRNVVAANRAAERERRDAIPSPSLVAGALAVAGPNGFQVTGGVSFPLPVFDRRQGPIGRALAEAHANELFATALEARIANEVRGAWRAREAARAALAEYRAAALPAAAELLRRAETTYQAGTFSIAELFDAYRSTWDARLQELDLERTMATAEVAVERAAVLVPLAPVDRGPLLTHGQ, encoded by the coding sequence ATGAGACGGCTCCGTTGGATCGGGATCCTCGCGCTCGTGCTCGCCTTCGCTCGTCCCGCGCGCGCGAGCGACGACGGCGCGCCGACGCTGACGGCGGAGCAGCTCTTCGATCGGTGGCTCCGCGCGAGCGCGGAGGTGCAGGGCCTGTGCGCGCAGGTCGGCGCCGCGCGCTGGGACGCCGTCACCGCGCGGACGCTCCCGAACCCGGAGCTCCAGCTCGCCGTGAACCAGCTCGTCGGCGGCGCGCCGCCGGACAGCAAGACCGGCTACGTCGGGCAGGTGAGCTGGGAGCTGCCGCTCTTCGGCCAGGTCCCCGCGCGCCGGCGCGCGGCGGAGGCGCGCGTCACCGTCGCGGAGGCGACCGCGCTGATGACGCTGTGGGAGCGCGCCGCGGAGATGCAGAGCGCGATGATCGACGCCGCGTTCGCCGACGCGCGCGCGACGATGATGGCGCGGGACCTCGCCGAGCTCGAGCGGCTCGGGCGCATCGTCGCGACGCGCGCGAACGCGGGCGCGAACAGCCAGTACGACGTCCTCCGCGTCACGTCCGCGGCGACGACGGTGCGCGCCGCGCTCGCCGCCGCGGAGACGGAGCGCGCCGCCGCCGAGTCGCGCCTCCTCGCCGCGATGGCGGAGCCGAGCCTCACGCGCGTCCACGTCACGCGCGCGGGCCTCGCCGCGTTCCGGGGCCCGCAAGAAGAGGCGGCGCTGGTCCGCCTCGCGCTCGAGCGCCGCCCCGACCTCGAGCTCGCGCGGCGCAACGTCGTCGCCGCGAACCGCGCCGCGGAGCGAGAGCGGCGCGACGCGATCCCGTCGCCGAGCCTCGTCGCGGGCGCGCTCGCGGTCGCGGGTCCGAACGGCTTCCAGGTCACGGGCGGCGTGTCGTTCCCGCTCCCGGTCTTCGATCGGAGGCAGGGCCCGATCGGTCGCGCGCTCGCGGAGGCGCACGCGAACGAGCTCTTCGCGACGGCGCTCGAGGCGCGGATCGCGAACGAGGTGCGAGGCGCGTGGCGCGCGCGCGAGGCCGCCCGCGCCGCGCTCGCGGAGTACCGCGCCGCGGCGCTCCCCGCGGCGGCGGAGCTGCTCCGCCGCGCGGAGACGACCTACCAGGCGGGGACGTTCTCGATCGCGGAGCTCTTCGACGCGTACCGCTCGACCTGGGACGCGCGCCTGCAGGAGCTCGATCTCGAACGTACGATGGCGACGGCGGAGGTCGCGGTCGAGCGCGCCGCCGTCCTCGTCCCGCTCGCGCCGGTCGATCGCGGCCCACTGTTGACCCACGGTCAATAG
- a CDS encoding response regulator has translation MSQRAGSNRKRLLIVDDEPLVHRTLSRALRPHIDVVSKLGPAEALDELGEELAAFDVVLVDVCMQGDADGLDFYRHHLEGLPVTRRPLVIFMTGDERAASMIAGTMNVCCLAKPFTLAELREAMAEHLASAGSDLHPS, from the coding sequence GTGAGTCAACGAGCAGGCTCGAACCGAAAGAGGCTCCTCATCGTCGACGACGAGCCGTTGGTTCACCGCACGCTGAGCCGCGCGCTCAGGCCCCACATCGACGTCGTGAGCAAGCTCGGCCCGGCGGAGGCGCTCGACGAGCTCGGCGAAGAGCTCGCCGCCTTCGACGTCGTCCTCGTCGACGTGTGCATGCAGGGCGACGCCGACGGCCTCGACTTCTACCGCCATCACCTCGAGGGCCTCCCGGTCACGCGCCGGCCGCTCGTGATCTTCATGACGGGAGACGAGCGCGCCGCGTCGATGATCGCCGGCACGATGAACGTGTGCTGTCTCGCGAAGCCGTTCACGCTCGCGGAGCTGCGCGAGGCGATGGCGGAGCACCTCGCCTCGGCCGGGAGCGATCTGCATCCTTCGTGA
- a CDS encoding PAS domain-containing protein, with amino-acid sequence MSASFLCEIFDHLPVGIIVLDRAGCAVVFNRTEEELSGRRRENVLGRPFFQEIAPCMAVRDLGDRFAREIGVKPIDVTLEYGFAPPHLPGSRDVRVRMRSFESGGAPYGMLVLEDIARELTIDRMKTRLNELLIHDMKNPLMTVLGSLQYVQQYGGPHQSVDVREAFEDGVAGVRRLQRMLLNLLDTTRLETNVMTLRRERVDVADLLRDAERYARKEARLRGSQIECEPPAGELWVEIDHELISRALENLVDNAIEHARRVVLSASADADDVVLEIADDGPGVRDEVRERIFERYVQVSSPVAAKTNRGLGLTFVRLVSRAHGGDVTLTCPPSGGSVFCMHLPRSSAPQR; translated from the coding sequence ATGTCAGCGTCGTTCTTGTGCGAGATCTTCGACCATCTCCCGGTCGGCATCATCGTGCTCGACCGCGCCGGGTGCGCCGTCGTGTTCAATCGCACGGAGGAGGAGCTCTCGGGGCGGCGGCGCGAGAACGTCCTCGGCCGGCCGTTCTTCCAGGAGATCGCGCCGTGCATGGCGGTGCGCGATCTCGGCGACCGGTTCGCGCGCGAGATCGGAGTGAAGCCGATCGACGTGACGCTGGAGTATGGCTTCGCCCCGCCCCACCTCCCCGGCTCACGCGACGTCCGTGTCCGGATGCGGTCGTTCGAGTCGGGCGGCGCGCCGTACGGGATGCTCGTCCTCGAGGACATCGCGCGCGAGCTCACGATCGATCGGATGAAGACGCGCCTCAACGAGCTCCTGATCCACGACATGAAGAACCCGCTCATGACGGTGCTCGGCTCGCTCCAGTACGTCCAGCAGTACGGCGGACCGCACCAGAGCGTGGACGTCCGGGAGGCGTTCGAGGACGGCGTGGCAGGAGTGCGGCGTCTCCAGCGGATGTTGTTGAACCTCCTCGACACGACGCGCCTCGAGACGAACGTGATGACGCTCCGGCGCGAGCGCGTGGACGTGGCCGATCTCCTCCGCGACGCCGAGCGCTACGCGCGCAAGGAGGCACGCCTTCGTGGCTCGCAGATCGAGTGCGAGCCCCCCGCCGGCGAGCTCTGGGTCGAGATCGACCACGAGCTCATCTCGCGCGCGCTCGAGAACCTCGTCGACAACGCGATCGAGCACGCTCGCCGCGTCGTGCTCTCCGCCAGCGCGGACGCGGACGACGTGGTGCTCGAGATCGCCGACGACGGCCCCGGCGTCCGCGACGAGGTCCGCGAGCGGATCTTCGAGCGGTACGTGCAGGTCTCGTCTCCGGTGGCGGCGAAGACGAACCGAGGGCTGGGCCTCACGTTCGTGCGCCTCGTCTCCCGCGCCCACGGCGGAGACGTCACGCTCACGTGCCCGCCCTCCGGCGGCAGCGTCTTCTGCATGCACCTGCCGCGGAGCTCGGCGCCGCAGCGGTGA